From a region of the Salarias fasciatus chromosome 6, fSalaFa1.1, whole genome shotgun sequence genome:
- the fip1l1b gene encoding pre-mRNA 3'-end-processing factor FIP1 isoform X1 gives MSAEEAEKTTTADASAGDEEEEWLYGDESESKEEDEEAKLNAAVSAPADASTEDATAHATGNGVAAEPTGEAAAEDGDSDSDSDDDDDDVRVTIGDIIPGAPQYTPYGAPPVNLNIKPTGSRSYGQVATKLKGVDLDAPGNINGVPVLEVDMELFEEKPWRKPGADLSDYFNYGFNEDTWKAYCEKQKRLRMGLEVSTVGSVTSKITVQQGRTGNEKDLSSLPVHTSKPDFTSPVSLYKSAVSQISRKSSGTIDVIGGQLATISRVEGRRRHNLDGNNIQVISEHSTSESEPTPAKIPPFFPPGPLPPNIPPPPFLPPPPNVSTAPPLIPPPTSLRLPITVPPPGFPPPPSGPPPTIIPTLDSGHPGGYDGRSAPPYPFPQGAYPPPLAGSVPPPWPPMMENAKPWEYYPRRDDKRDKDRERPRERTHEREREREHSPAGMGYTSDEERYRYREYPERGYVERHRDRSSREKEERHRERRHREKEEGRHKSSRSSSSRRRHDSEEGDSHRRHKHKKSKRSKEGKESSEISADPENQEPME, from the exons ATGTCTGCGGAGGAAGCGGAGAAAACCACCACCGCTGATGCTAGCGCcggagacgaggaggaagaatgGCTCTATGGAG ATGAGTCGGAGagcaaagaagaagacgaagaagccAAACTGAACGCTGCAGTCAG TGCACCCGCGGATGCTTCAACAGAAGATGCAACTGCACACGCAACAGGGAACGGCGTGGCTGCAGAG CCAAcaggtgaagctgcagctgaggaTGGGGACAGCGACTCTGACAGcgacgatgacgacgacgatgTCCGCGTCACCATCGGTGACATCATACCTGGAGCTCCTCAATACAC ACCTTATGGAGCTCCACCTGTCAACCTCAATATAAAACCTACAGGCTCCAGATCTTATGGACAAG TCGCTACAAAGCTGAAGGGCGTCGACCTCGATGCACCGGGAAACATTAACGGCGTTCCAGTGCTGGAGGTGGACATGGAGCTTTTTGAAGAGAAACCCTGGAGGAAACcag gAGCGGATCTCTCAGACTACTTCAACTACGGCTTCAATGAAGACACGTGGAAGGCTTACTGTGAAAAGCAGAAGAGGCTGCGCATGGGCCTGGAGGTCTCTACAGTTGGCTCCGTGACCAGCAAAATCACT GTTCAGCAGGGCCGGACGGGGAACGAAAAGGACTTGTCCAGTTTGCCTGTTCACACCTCCAAGCCGGACTTCACGTCTCCCGTCAGCCTGTACAAGTCTGCCGTCAGTCAGATCTCCAG gAAGTCTAGTGGCACCATAGATGTGATCGGCGGACAGCTGGCCACCATCAGCAGGGTCGAGGGGCGGCGCAGACACAATCTAGACGGCAACAACATCcag GTCATTTCTGAACACTCGACCTCAGAGTCCGAACCGACTCCTGCTAAAATCCCCCCATTCTTCCCGCCTGGACCGTTACCTCCCAACATCCCCCCGCCTCCATTTCTTCCCCCGCCGCCAAACGTCAGCACCGCGCCCCCGCTCATCCCTCCACCCACTTCACTCA GGCTGCCCATCACTGTCCCACCTCCTGGATTCCCTCCTCCGCCCAGTGGGCCTCCTCCGACTATCATTCCCACTCTGGACAG CGGTCACCCTGGAGGTTATGATGGACGCTCTGCTCCTCCATATCCATTTCCCCAAG GTGCTTATCCTCCGCCCCTGGCTGGAAGCGTGCCTCCTCCATGGCCGCCGATGATGGAAAACGCCAAACCCTGGGAGTACTATCCCCGTAGAGACGACAAGAGAGACAAGGACCGAGAGAGGCCCAGAGAGAGGACGCATGAGcgggagagggagcgggagcACAGCCCTGCCGGGATGGGCTACAccag CGATGAGGAGCGGTACCGCTACCGCGAGTATCCAGAGCGCGGCTACGTGGAGCGCCACCGCGACCGGTCGAGCCGGGAGAAAGAGGAGCGGCACAGAGAGCGGCGGCAccgggagaaggaggagggacGCCACAAGTCCTCCCGCAG cagcagcagcaggcggaggcACGACAGCGAGGAGGGCGACAGCCACCGGAGGCATAAACACAAGAAGAGCAAGAGGAGCAAGGAGGGCAAAGAGTCCAGCGAGATCAGTGCGGACCCCGAGAACCAGGAGCCCATGGAGTAG
- the fip1l1b gene encoding pre-mRNA 3'-end-processing factor FIP1 isoform X2 — protein MSAEEAEKTTTADASAGDEEEEWLYGDESESKEEDEEAKLNAAVSAPADASTEDATAHATGNGVAAEPTGEAAAEDGDSDSDSDDDDDDVRVTIGDIIPGAPQYTPYGAPPVNLNIKPTGSRSYGQVATKLKGVDLDAPGNINGVPVLEVDMELFEEKPWRKPGADLSDYFNYGFNEDTWKAYCEKQKRLRMGLEVSTVGSVTSKITVQQGRTGNEKDLSSLPVHTSKPDFTSPVSLYKSAVSQISRKSSGTIDVIGGQLATISRVEGRRRHNLDGNNIQVISEHSTSESEPTPAKIPPFFPPGPLPPNIPPPPFLPPPPNVSTAPPLIPPPTSLRLPITVPPPGFPPPPSGPPPTIIPTLDSGHPGGYDGRSAPPYPFPQGAYPPPLAGSVPPPWPPMMENAKPWEYYPRRDDKRDKDRERPRERTHEREREREHSPAGMGYTSDEERYRYREYPERGYVERHRDRSSREKEERHRERRHREKEEGRHKSSRSSSRRRHDSEEGDSHRRHKHKKSKRSKEGKESSEISADPENQEPME, from the exons ATGTCTGCGGAGGAAGCGGAGAAAACCACCACCGCTGATGCTAGCGCcggagacgaggaggaagaatgGCTCTATGGAG ATGAGTCGGAGagcaaagaagaagacgaagaagccAAACTGAACGCTGCAGTCAG TGCACCCGCGGATGCTTCAACAGAAGATGCAACTGCACACGCAACAGGGAACGGCGTGGCTGCAGAG CCAAcaggtgaagctgcagctgaggaTGGGGACAGCGACTCTGACAGcgacgatgacgacgacgatgTCCGCGTCACCATCGGTGACATCATACCTGGAGCTCCTCAATACAC ACCTTATGGAGCTCCACCTGTCAACCTCAATATAAAACCTACAGGCTCCAGATCTTATGGACAAG TCGCTACAAAGCTGAAGGGCGTCGACCTCGATGCACCGGGAAACATTAACGGCGTTCCAGTGCTGGAGGTGGACATGGAGCTTTTTGAAGAGAAACCCTGGAGGAAACcag gAGCGGATCTCTCAGACTACTTCAACTACGGCTTCAATGAAGACACGTGGAAGGCTTACTGTGAAAAGCAGAAGAGGCTGCGCATGGGCCTGGAGGTCTCTACAGTTGGCTCCGTGACCAGCAAAATCACT GTTCAGCAGGGCCGGACGGGGAACGAAAAGGACTTGTCCAGTTTGCCTGTTCACACCTCCAAGCCGGACTTCACGTCTCCCGTCAGCCTGTACAAGTCTGCCGTCAGTCAGATCTCCAG gAAGTCTAGTGGCACCATAGATGTGATCGGCGGACAGCTGGCCACCATCAGCAGGGTCGAGGGGCGGCGCAGACACAATCTAGACGGCAACAACATCcag GTCATTTCTGAACACTCGACCTCAGAGTCCGAACCGACTCCTGCTAAAATCCCCCCATTCTTCCCGCCTGGACCGTTACCTCCCAACATCCCCCCGCCTCCATTTCTTCCCCCGCCGCCAAACGTCAGCACCGCGCCCCCGCTCATCCCTCCACCCACTTCACTCA GGCTGCCCATCACTGTCCCACCTCCTGGATTCCCTCCTCCGCCCAGTGGGCCTCCTCCGACTATCATTCCCACTCTGGACAG CGGTCACCCTGGAGGTTATGATGGACGCTCTGCTCCTCCATATCCATTTCCCCAAG GTGCTTATCCTCCGCCCCTGGCTGGAAGCGTGCCTCCTCCATGGCCGCCGATGATGGAAAACGCCAAACCCTGGGAGTACTATCCCCGTAGAGACGACAAGAGAGACAAGGACCGAGAGAGGCCCAGAGAGAGGACGCATGAGcgggagagggagcgggagcACAGCCCTGCCGGGATGGGCTACAccag CGATGAGGAGCGGTACCGCTACCGCGAGTATCCAGAGCGCGGCTACGTGGAGCGCCACCGCGACCGGTCGAGCCGGGAGAAAGAGGAGCGGCACAGAGAGCGGCGGCAccgggagaaggaggagggacGCCACAAGTCCTCCCGCAG cagcagcaggcggaggcACGACAGCGAGGAGGGCGACAGCCACCGGAGGCATAAACACAAGAAGAGCAAGAGGAGCAAGGAGGGCAAAGAGTCCAGCGAGATCAGTGCGGACCCCGAGAACCAGGAGCCCATGGAGTAG